In the genome of Lathyrus oleraceus cultivar Zhongwan6 chromosome 4, CAAS_Psat_ZW6_1.0, whole genome shotgun sequence, the window CAGGTAAGAGAGTTTTCGTTTCagttcaacgttagttgcaataAAAAAAACAACTgtaataaaaatacaatttttttgTCACCTAACCATGAATAAATATAAATCCATATTTAGGAGGGGTTAAAAGCTCTTTCATTTCGACCCCAAAAAAATAAAAGTATTTTCATTTTCTCGAAGAAAAGCTtgaaaagcattttttttttgTTAGAACGGTTTTCACAATCTATTTTAAACCCTCTCCGTCTGATTTCCAACCTTATCTTAGGGTTTTCTGTTTCTTCATCTGTGTCAAACCAGATTCTATTCTCAAACTATACATGAAGGATTTGAATTCCGATCTGTTTGACCCTGTTACGGTCATGGAATCCGAATGGGCTCACGGTGGTGCTTCTAATTCCGATGCCGATTTCGGTTTTGCTTTCAATGATAGTAATTTTTCCGATAGGATTCTTCGGATCGAGATCATGGCTGACCCCGTTGATCCTCAGCCGGATTCCGAAACTTGTACCACCATCGCCGATTGGGCGAGGCACCGTAAGAGGAGACGTGAGGATATTAAGAAAGATAACGGTATGCTTTCCCTCTCTCATGGAAAGTTAATTTTTTTCATGGTCTTACTTTTTAGGGTTTCTAGCTTTTTTTTTTTCAGTGATGAAACTGGAAATGGTTTTGGTTCTAGATTTGTAGACATTTTAGGAAATAAAAATATTGGTATGTGAAAATTAATTAAACGGGCTTGAAAGGGAATACAGaaatttaatttaaatatgaCTCTGTATAGTGTTGTGATTTTTGTGTTATTTTGAGAAACCTATTGCGTAAGTAGAAATTTGTAAGTGGTTGTGATAGGGACCAAAGCTATATAGAACATGTCTGGTTTTTTGTGAATGGATGATGTTTGTTGGATATTGTTTGTGTAAGTGATTTTATGTTTTCATTATGTACCGTTTGTACCTAATATTATAAGGTGTTTTGTTTGCAGTTGGAGATCTGCCGGATGAGCAAATTTTGAATGGGAACCAACCTGATATGGATGATTGTGTCGCTTCGGAAAATCAAGATGAAGAGGTTGTTGCGATGGTTGAAGAATCCCCTTCTGGTAAACTTCAAAATCTTAAATTTAATTGTTCAATAATAAGACTAAGAGATTCTTACCTATGACGCACGGACACCGACAACACGACACTGACAGTGACACGTTGGCACGGGTAATAGTCTTAAAAGTAAATAAATTAAACAAAGTCGCAAGCGTCCGTTTTGGACACTGAAAAACGGACACTTTTTTCAAAGGTGTCGCGCTACAATGATTCTTACTAGTTTGTATCTCCCATTACTGGATAGTACAATCTTGTTTTCTCGTTAGACCAATACATTTTCTCAATGAATTGCCATAATCTTGACGATCGTCACTATAATCTTGAAGAATCTCCTTCTCGTAAACTTCAAAATCTTAAATTTAATTGTTCAATAATAAGACTAAGATATTCTTACCTATGACGCACGGACACTGGAAACACGACAACGACAGTGACACGTTGGCACTGGTAATAATCTTAAAAGTAAATAAATTAAACATAGTCGCAAGCGTCCGTTTTGGACACTGAAAAACGAACACTTTTTTCAAAGGTGTCGCGCTACAATGATTCTTACTAGTTTGTATCTCCCATTACTGGATAGTACAATCTTGTTTTCTCGTTAGACCAATACATTTTCTCAATGAATTGCCATAATCTTGACGATCGTCACTATAATCTTGAAGAATCTCCTTCTCGTAAACTTCAAAATCTTAAATTTAATTGTTCAATAATAAGACTAAGATATTCTTACCTATGACGCACGGACACTGGAAACACGACAACGACAGTGACACGTTGGCACTGGTAATAATCTTAAAAGTAAATAAATTAAACATAGTCGCAAGCGTCCGTTTTGACACTGAAAAACGGACACTTTTTTCAAAGGTGTCGCGCTACAATGATTCTTACTAGTTTGTATCTTCCATTACTGTATAGTACACTCTTGTTTTCTCGAGGGGTTAGACCAATACATTTTCTCAATGAATTGCCATAATCTTGACGATCGTCACTATAATCTTGAAGAATCTCCTTCTTGTAAACTTCAAAATCGTAAATTTAATTGTTCAATAATAAGACTAAGAGATTCTCACCTATGACGCACGGACACTGGAAACACGACAACGACAGTGACACGTTGGCACCGGTAATAATCATAAAAGTAAATAAATTAAACATAGTCGCAAGCGTCCGTTTTGGACACTGAAAACGGACACTTTTTTCAAAGGTGTCTTGCTACAATGATTCTTACTAGTTTGTATCTTCCATTACTGTATAGTACAATCTTGTTTTCTCGAGGGGTTAGACCAATACATTTTCTCAATGAATTGCCATAATCTTGACGATCGTCACTATTAATCTATGAAAAAAGGGTATAAATTATTAGGGAAATTAATCTGTTACAGAAATCGTAATATTGTCTCTTGACTATGAAGCTATCAGTATTGCTCTATGAACACTTTCTGATTTTGATATGGTTAACGTAGGCGATGAAGCTGTAAATAGCAATGATGATTTAAACCTGGGCATGGATTACGCCGAACCTGCGGTTGTTAGATTTAAAACCCTACATATCAGTTCTCCTATCTTGGCTGCGAAAAGCCCTTTTTTCTATAAGGTAGACAAACATCTCTTCTTTATATTTTACATTGTATAGTTCTGCCAGAAATATGATTTCATAGCAATGTTTACTTACCTTTTGCAGCTTTTCTCGAACGGGATGAGGGAATCAGAGCTGAGACATGTCACCCTCAGAATTAATGCCTCTGGTATAAACATATATGTAAACTTTTTTATGATCTTTGCCTTAAGGTTTTAGTTCTCCCTCAATAGTCATCTAATAAATGCactttttttttttatattacAGAAGAAGCTGCTCTGATGGAGCTGCTGAATTTTATGTATAGTAATACCTTGAGCATTAAGACTGCACCTGGTTTGCTTGATGTGTTGATGGCCGCGGATAAATTTGAAGTTGCTTCATGCATGCGATATTGTAGCCGGTTGTTGCGTAATATTGCCATGACTCCTGAATCTGCATTGCTTTACCTGGAGCTGCCTTCTAGTGTCCTAATGGCTGAGGCAGTTCAACCATTGACTGATGCTGCAAAGCAGTATCTTGCTAGCCGATACAAGGATATAACCAAGCAagtgtttttttttttaaatttaatttcaGTTGCACTAGCATAGATTCAAGCACTGCTAGTTCTTATAAGATTTTTCTCATATATCAATTACTATTCAGTACTTCCCTTTCTCCTTTAAGAAGTTATTTCAATTGCACTTGTCAGGGACTAGAGGGATTTGGGGGCCAAAACATTTATTAAACTGTGTATTTCTTCTGTGCATAGGGTCTAATTGTTGGGACTCTTGTAGGCATTGGTTTTTTTAGATGACTGTTACATTTAAATAGTCATTTTCATAGGTTATTAACATTTTAGAGAGACTTTCTTTATTGTTGGATTACAAGACAAATTCTTTCAGAAATAATATATTTCTCTTCCCTATTTATAAAACATCTGTTTCTTTTGTTGCCTTTCTTCATTGGTTTCATCTCAATCTCATCCTTCTTTTCAAATGATATTAACAAAAAATCTTGTATATGTCCAGGTACCAGGAAGAGGTTATGAGCTTACCCCTAGTTGGAGTAGAGGCAATATTATCTAGTGATGATCTCCAGGTTGCGTCAGAAGATGCTGTTTATGACTTTGTGTTGAAGTGGGCTAGACAACAGTATAGCAATCTGGAAGAAAGACGACTAGTCCTAGGTTCACGGCTTGCAAGATTAATTCGCTTCCCTTATATGACCTGCCGAAAGCTTAAGAAGGTCTTAACTTGTAGTGACTTTGAACATGATGTTTCATCCAAGCTTGTACTTGAGGCCCTATTTTTCAAGGCAGAGGTTCCACATCGTCAACGGTCGCTGGCAGCAGAAGAGCCTACATGCTCAAGCCGTCGTTTCTTGGAGAGGGCATACAAATATCGTCCGGTCAAGGTggttgaatttgaacttcctcgCCAACAGTGTGTGGTGTACTTGGATCTAAAGCGCGATGAGTGTAACAACTTGTTCCCATCCGGCCGGGTTTATTCTCAGGCATTTCACTTGGGTGGTCAAGGGTTTTTTCTATCAGCACATTGTAACATGGATCAACAAAGCTCTTTCCATTGTTTTGGTCTGTTTTTGGGAATGCAGGAAAAGGGGTCAGTGAGCTTCACCGTGGACTACGAATTTGCGGCTCGGTCAAGACCAACAGAGGAATTCGTTAGCAAATACAAAGGCAATTACACATTCACAGGTGGCAAGGCCGTTGGCTACAGAAACTTGTTTGCGATCCCATGGACTTCATTCATGGCTGAGGACTGTCTTTACTTCATCAACGGCGTTCTGCACCTTAGAGCCGAGCTCACCATCAGACACTGACACAGTTTCCAGTTTGTAAACTCTTTATTCTGGTTGGTAGCTCTGTCAAATACTCATCTGTTGTAATATTGTTCTTTAATTAATATTCTGTAATGTTATATGTTTACCTCTTCTAATGATGTTATGTTAGTTAACCTTCTGTTGTTGTAGTATTCATAATCTAGGCAATGTGCACTAGGTGTCTAGTGTTACATGAGATCAAAAGGATAATTAGGACTATGATTTATTATGTTAATTAATGCTTAGACACGTTGTGCACATTTTTATGATCCTACCAAAAGTTGGTTCTCTTGCAGTGTAGATTTAATGTCATACATATGCTTAAAATGCACAAGACATAAAATAAATATGGATCTGTAATTGTTATAGTGTGTTTGATTTGAAATTTATCTATCTTTATTGTTCTGTTTTTATTTGGTAAGGACACAAGCAAGAGGTTGATGAATCATATTCTAATTCTATTAAAAAACAAAGGATTGAAATTCGGATTTATGTGGTTATGAATGTGGAATCCGATTCACGACGAAAGGCACGGTATAGATAAACTTACAGAGTCACGTCACTTGAATATCTTTTCTAGAGAAAAACAAGAATAACATGACAGAGGCAAGTTGTGCACAAATGCCACCACGCTTATTTGGTGATAAAGGGACAAAAAGTTTAGGTTTTCATGAATCATGGGAGGGAATTCAATGTTTCATTAGTGCTATTTATACATCATAATAACACTTATTTAATAAGATATATAAACGTGAATATGGTTTTTTAAAGTAAGATATATTGAGAgaataaaaagaaaaatagaCAGATGtataaaatgaaaataaaaaggGGATAcccaaaataaaaagaaaaatagaCGGATGGATACATCATATTAACACTTATTTAGATAAGATATATAACTGTGAATATGGTTTTTTAACTTGCctattttatttattataataaGGTGCCAACTTAAATCAAACACAACACAATATATTTTGTCGTACTAGGAAAtttagttttttttctttcttaaaataattttttttttatcatCACTATCTGGCCTATCGAATCGATTAATCTGGTTCAGAGGTCAATTTTAGCATCAAGTGGTTTCAATCCCCTTCTAATCGTAGTTGTGGAGAATCGAAACATGGTCTTTTTTTATCAAATTCAATGTCAATTAACATTAAGTGGTTTCAGTTCCCTTCGAATCGTAGTTGTGTATGCATATAACGTATGCAGAGATAGTGATTACTGTGTATAGACAAGTTGGTATAACGAGATAACGCAGTAGCCACAAACACCGGTTACCGTGTACAAAAGTTATATGTATGCATTGTAGAAAATGACTATTATATATAAAAGTTGTACGCAGTGCTTAgcgatttttttttaaaacatgattaatttgatatttttataaaatataattattttagaatttatCTTTAAAAATCCAAAATTTGAGCTTTAAATTATTCTTCCTAAATGAGTAATCATTTACTAACATGTTTTCTTTGGTTTTATTATGATAACAAGATTTGTTACATATCAGCTATCTATGCAAGCACTACACATATTATTAGAAGAAAGTTTATGGCACTAGCTTAATTATCTCTATGTTTGGCCTTTGGTGTTTCATAGGAGACTTTGATGCAATCTTAAGAACTCGTGAAAAAAATGGAAGGCACATTCCTAACAATATCTATAGTGATAAATTTCAAGGGTGATTTGTCTAATATATCTAGATAGAGTTATTTGCATTATGGAATGACTTGACTCTTGGTAGTATTAAATGTTCCACTTTACCTAAAAGTCACTCGAACCATCACTTGATTCTTCTTACATTCTCCAAAATCAATAGATTCTTATCTCCTTTAAAATTTCATAGGATGCTGACATCTCACAAAGGTTGCGGGGAAAGTCATTGAGAACCACTTGAGTTAAAAAAATGATTGGTTTTCATGTGTTCATTATCTTGCAAAAGTTGAATACTCTCAAGTCAACTCTTAAAAATTAGAATAAAGATATTTTTAATGATAGTTAACCACTAGGTGATCAAAAGCTATCAATCAACAACACGGGCCACTATGATATGCTCAACATTTATGAAAAGAATGCGCAAAATAATATAGACAAAACTCTGAATATTCAACATCAATTTTAAAAGGACAATATTAGAGTTAAGTGGATCAACTAGAGTAAAGTGGAATATCGATGGAGGTTGAAACATGAATTACTCCCACATACTTGTAAAAATTAGACAAACTTATAATATGAAGACCATGTTCTGGATATAATTATGTATTCATTTTTCTTATAAAAATCTTTGTATCTAAATCCACTAACAACACTAATAACTCTATTATCAAAGACACCATTCTCTCCCTATGTCATTGAGGCAGACAACACCATGCTCACCAAAATGTCTATCTTTGAGGAAGATTAAAATGTGGTCTTCTGTAATGGCAATGCAATGGGAACAAGTTAAATAGCAGCAATGAAGGATGAGTATGGATAGTGAAATTGAAATATGAATTCCACTACAAATCTGAGCAGGGAAGAAATACAATGGGTAAAAGGGAAATAACGGAAATAAGACGAATAGTACAATATTCCAAATGTGTGGTGAATCAGAGAGATAAGAGAGAGAGAATATTCTCATACAAATTCACCCCACTCTAATAGCTACCTCACTATTAATATTATCTCAATTCCTAACAAACTGGGTCCACATTGGATGCTCTCCCTTGCTTCTCTTGCTGCGTCTCACTGCCTTCTCCTTTGCCACGTCATCATTCCATTCTTCATTCACCTCACTTGTATCAATTGGACTTGTCTCACTCATAACATTACCCTCCCCTTCAAGAGCAATCTTGTCCTCAAGATTGAAGTTCGGGTAACTCTGCAGCATATCTTCTCTGTCTTCCCAAGTTGCTTCATGACTTGGCATATCACTCCATTTCACCAACAATTGTTCCACCACTTGGGCACCTTTAAGAATGCTTCTAGTACTCAACACAACTGCAGGTTGAATGACGGGACCTTCTTCCACTGTAGTTAAGGGTAATGGCAAGTATGGTACAACAGTGAGTCCTTTGAACACTTTCAATTGCGAGACATGAAAGATAAGATGAATACGGGATGTCTCAGGTAGTTGAAGTTTATAAGCAACCGCACCAATTTTGTCAATGATGCCGAATGGACCAAAGCACCTCATCCCTAGCTTATTGTTCTTCCGCAATGCTACAAAAGACTGCCTATAGGGTTGCAACTTAACTAAAACTTGATCACCAATCTCCAAAGAAACATTGCTTCGTTTCTTATCAGCATTGGCCTTCATCACTTGTTGAGCTCTCCCCAAATTCTCTTTCAATTCAGCTAAAATTCTATCTCTTTCCAATAACTGTTGCTGCAGCTCCATTGGATTAGCATTGGTAGCGTTGTAACGAGTTAGCCTAGGAGGTTCCTGCCCGTATAAAGCTTTGAATGGAGACATCCCCAAGCTTGAATGCAACGCCGTTTTATACCACAGTTCCGCCCACGTGAGAGCTTTTGACCATGCCTTTGGATTCTTTAAAGAAACACACCTCAAATACATTTCTAAGCACTTATTGACAACTTCGGATTGTCCATCCGTTTGGGGGTGATAAGCGGAACTCATCGCTAAAGTTGTCCCTGTAATTGAAAGAGATGCTGCCAAAATTTACTAGTGAATACCTTATCTCTGTCAGACACTATTGACTTAGGCATTCCATGTAGTATAACCACATTATGCATAAATGCCTCAGCAACTGTTTTACTAGAGTAATCATATTTCAAGGGCATGAAATGAGCATACTTACTTAATTTGTCCACTACTACCATGATCACAGTGAAACCAGAAGACGGGGGTAAGCCTGTAATGAAATCCATTACGATATCTTCCCAAACCTGTTCAGGAATTGGCAATGGTTGCAACAGGCCTACATAAGGAGTATTAAAAGACTTAGCTTGTTGACAGATGATACAAGCTTCAATGAATTTCTGCACATGTTGTCGCATATTAGCCCAATAAAACTGAGACGCCACCCTTGCAAGAGTTATGGTCACTCCCGCGTGTCCCCTTATAGGTGTGTCATGATACTCTTTGAGAATGTTTTGAATCAAGCTACTCTCAACAGGAATTACCAATCTGTGTTTCCAATACAATAATCCATCTTTCACCGAATAGTTATCATTGATCACATGATTATCAAGGCATTGTTGTACTATTAACTGTAAATGTTCATCCTCAGCAATTTCTTGCTTTAATTCCTCTAAAAACTTACACTCTGGTGCTGATAAGGATAACAACATCATTCTGGATAATGCATCAGCTGCTTGATTATCCTTGCCTGGCTTATATTCGATGCGGAAATCAAATCCAATGAATTTATGAAGCCAAGCTTGCTGCTCAGGGGTTTGGAGGGATTGATCTAACAAAATTTTCAAGCTCTTTTGGTCTGTTCGTAGGATGAATTTATGACGCAGTAAATAGTGCCGGAACTTAGCTAATGTTGCTGTAATAGCATAAAATTCACGTGTATAGGCTGATTGAAGTTGCATTCGTGGAGTCAATTTCTTCGAAAAGAAGGCGATGGGATGTCCTCCTTGGCTTAGTACTGCTCCCACCCCTGTACCCGAAGCATCTGTCTCAAGGATAAACTCTTGGGAGAAATCTAGTAACACTAACACAGGTGCGGAAGTGATTGTCGTTTTTAATTGCTCAAAAGCTCTTTGAGTGTTTTCATCCCACCTACAGGCGTCTTTCTTTAACAGATTAGTGAGGGGACCGACTATGGTTGCGTAAGACTTGATAAATCTTCGATAGTAACCGGTGAGGCCAAGAAATCCACGCAACTGTTTCAAGTTTGTTGGAATAAGCCAATCTAGCACAACTTGAACCTTTGTgcttgtcataccccaaaatttgcccgttaatcttgcaagacatttttcaaggcactccaactcattttttcaagacattgatcttaaaggaacaaagacccagcacacaggtggccaaatccagaaaatgacttaaaatggcttgctcgctaggcgagcaaaatccttcgcctagcgaacccttcgctgcaccactcACCTAGCGAAGCTTGtgaataccagaaattttgggcttcattctgagcccatcaggtcacaaaaaaaactattataaataccaagacctcattcaaagaaggaaaagaaaagaggaaaaggaagaaaaaaagggggagaaacacaaacacagacagcaaaccctggaggctaaccaagagaattcagtgcaaccctaaaggaaaccctgaaggaaactcatctgcacaaaggttacctccgcccaactcaatccgacaccaaccctaagagtgatctgccaattcaacgttgcaattcaattgcaaacaggtttgcactaccactaccgctttatgctcccaatttacatgtgacattatgattgaatttataaatatatcttaggttttgcatgtggatttaagtatgcatggatgtattgaatgtttaaccatgtaattgtGAATATGGTTTTTTAAAGTAAGATATATTGAAAgaataaaaagaaaaatagaCAGATGtataaaatgaaaataaaaaggGGATAcccaaaataaaaataaaaatagacAGATGTATACGTCATATTAACACTTATTTAGATAAGATATATAAATGTGAATATGGTTTTTTTAACTTGGctattttatttattataataaGGTGCCAACTTAAATCAAACACAACATAATATATTTTGTCGTACTAGGGAAtttagttttttttctttcttaaAATAATGTTTCTTTTTATCATCACTATCTGGCCTATCAAATCGATTAATGTGGTTCAGAGGTCAATTTTAACATCAAGTGGTTTCAATCCCCTTCTGATCGTAGTTGTGGAGAATCGAAATATAATCTTTTTTATCAAAGTCAATTAACATTAAGTGGTTTCAGTTCCCTTCGGATCGTAGTTGTGCATGCATATAGGTCATTGCCATTGCATATAACGCATGTAGAGATAGTGATTACTGTGTACAAACAAGTTGGTATAACGAGACAACACAGTAGCCACAAACACCGCGTACAAAAGTTATATGCATGCATCGCAGAAAATGACTATTATATATAAAAGTTGTACGTGCTTAGcgattttttttaaaacatgattaatttgatatttttataaaatataattattttagaatttatCTTTAAAAATCCAAAATTTGAGCTTTAAATTATTCTTCCTAAATGAGTACTAACATGTTTTCTTTGGTTTTATTATGATAACAAGATTTGTTACATATCAGCTATCTATGCAAACACTACACATATTAGTAGAAGAAAGTTTATGGCACTAGATTAATTTTCTCTATGTTTGGCCTTTGGTTTTTCATAGGAGATTTTGATGCAATCTTAAGAACTCGTGAAAAAAATGGAAAGCACATTCCTAACAATATCTATTGTGCTCATCTCGCAAAAGTTGAATACTCAAGTTAACTCTTAAAAATTAGAATAAAGATATTTTTAGTGATGTTAGCAACAATGTGACCAAACACTACCAATGATATTGACATTATTCAAGCTCAAATCACTATGatattctcaacattcataaaATAATATAGACAAAGCTCTGAACATTCAACATCAATTTTAAAAGGACAATATTAGAGTTAAGTGGATCAACTAGAGTAAAGTGGAACATCGATGGAGGTTGAAACATGAATTACTTCCACATCATGCTCACCAAAATGTCTATCTTTGAGGAAGATTAAAATGTGGCCTTCTTCAAGCTCATCAAACATATTGGATAATGTTGGCCACAATGTTTACGATTATGTGAAACAATTTTTTTTAGTAATGGTTGGATTCTTCATAACTTAAACTCTAATAGAATTATccttatttttatgtttgatGGTGTCAACTAAGTTGATCAATTTATGCCTATATCTCTTGCAAACTTTTAATTCAAGATCATCACTAAGATAATTCCTGACAAATTGGCAATTCTGACTCCTTAAATCATTATTGAGCGTCAAAGTGGTTTCATTTAAGGAAGAACTATAGATAAATGCATTAGCATAAAGATACTAATATTCTTGACCAAAAGTTCTAGGAAATCTTGCTCTCAAAATGATATCAAGAAATCTTTTAACACTATAATTGTGACTTTCTCGTACATGTCCGAGAGGCTTTTGGCTTTAATAATGGTTTTTGTAGCTGAATATATGTCATTCTTGACCCTATTAAGCTGTCTCTCATCattaatggtaaatatatgagattttttaattgttttagAGGTGTTAGACAAATGGATCATTTATCTCCTCTTGTTAATTTGCATTGCATAAGAAGTTCATAGTATAGGTCTCTCTTTAATCTTGTTGATTGTAACAACATAATATTTTCATATGTTACGGTATTAGAGtaataatccaaaaaaaaaatatttttatgatGAGATGATTTTGTATGACGTTTGTCTTTAATTG includes:
- the LOC127076020 gene encoding BTB/POZ domain-containing protein POB1; the protein is MKDLNSDLFDPVTVMESEWAHGGASNSDADFGFAFNDSNFSDRILRIEIMADPVDPQPDSETCTTIADWARHRKRRREDIKKDNVGDLPDEQILNGNQPDMDDCVASENQDEEVVAMVEESPSGDEAVNSNDDLNLGMDYAEPAVVRFKTLHISSPILAAKSPFFYKLFSNGMRESELRHVTLRINASEEAALMELLNFMYSNTLSIKTAPGLLDVLMAADKFEVASCMRYCSRLLRNIAMTPESALLYLELPSSVLMAEAVQPLTDAAKQYLASRYKDITKYQEEVMSLPLVGVEAILSSDDLQVASEDAVYDFVLKWARQQYSNLEERRLVLGSRLARLIRFPYMTCRKLKKVLTCSDFEHDVSSKLVLEALFFKAEVPHRQRSLAAEEPTCSSRRFLERAYKYRPVKVVEFELPRQQCVVYLDLKRDECNNLFPSGRVYSQAFHLGGQGFFLSAHCNMDQQSSFHCFGLFLGMQEKGSVSFTVDYEFAARSRPTEEFVSKYKGNYTFTGGKAVGYRNLFAIPWTSFMAEDCLYFINGVLHLRAELTIRH